One Candidatus Nanopelagicales bacterium genomic window, TGGTCCATGAACTGCGACAGCTGGCTGGTGCCGAAGAACTCCTTGATGGAGGCGACCACCGGCCGGATGTTGATCAGCGTCTGCGGCGTGATGGCCTCGACGTCCTGGGTGGTCATGCGCTCGCGCACGACCCGCTCCATCCGGGACAGGCCGGTGCGGATCTGGTTCTGGATCAGCTCGCCGACCGTGCGCAGCCGCCGGTTGCCGAAGTGGTCGATGTCGTCGGTCTCGACGACGACCTCCCCGCGCGGGCCGACCATGCTGGTCTCGCCCGCGTGCAGGCGGACGAGGTACTCGATCGTGGCGAGGACGTCCTCGAGGGTGAGCACGCTCTGACTCAGGGGCTCGTCCAGGCCGAGCTTCTTGTCCAGCTTGTAGCGGCCGACCTTGGCCAGGTCGTAGCGCTTGGGGTTGAAGTAGTAGTTGTCGAGCAGCGTGCGGGCGTTCTCGACCGTCGGCGGCTCGCCCGGGCGCAGCTTGCGGTAGATGTCGAGCAGCGCCTCGTCCTGGGTGGCGATGTGGTCCTTCTCCATGGTCTGGACCATGGAGTCGTAGCCGCCGAACCGCTCGCGGATCTGCTCGTCGGTGATCCCCAGCGCCTTGAGCAGCACGGTCACCGGCTGCTTGCGCTTGCGGTCGACGCGGACGCCGACCATGTCCTTCTTGTCGACCTCGAACTCCAGCCAGGCACCCCGGCTGGGGATGATCTTGGCGACGTAGACGTCCTTGTCGGACGTCTTGTCCACGCTGCGCTCGAAGTAGACGCCCGGGGACCGCACCAGCTGGGACACCACGACCCGCTCGGTGCCGTTGATGATGAAGGTGCCCTTGTCGGTCATGAGCGGGAAGTCGCCCATGAAGACCGTCTGCGACTTGATCTCGCCGGTCTCGTTGTTCATGAACTCGGCCGTGACGAACAGCGGCGCGGAGTAGGTGAAGTCCTTCTCCCGGCACTGCTCGACGGTGTATTTCGGCTCGTAGAACTCCGGGGCGCTGAAGGACAGCGACATGGTCCCCGAGAAGTCCTCGATCGGGCTGATCTCCTCGAAGATCTCCTCCAGGCCCGACGTGGTCGGCACCGCGTTGCGGCCGGTGTCCGAGGCGGCGGCGACCCGGGCCTGCCAGCGCGCGTTGCCGAGCAGCCAGTCGAAGCTGTCGGTCTGCAGCGCGAGGAGGTCGGGGACCTCCAGCGGCTCGCGGATCTTGGCGAAGGAGACCCGGTGGAGACCGGGCGGCATGGGCGTGCTGGCGGTCGTGCGCGAGGCGGCCAAGAGGGGTCCTTCCGAGGGCTCGCAGACTCTCCGGTGCGCAGGCCGAACGACACCCTGGGAAGGGCGGCAGAGGGCAGCGCAAAGCGGCAGCATACCCTTCGGGCACGCCGCTGTCTAGGCCCACGGGGCGGCGATCCACGGGACCTCGACCAGCGCCCGGGCACTCACCCCGGCAGACAGCCGCCGGAGGGGCCTCGCGACGCGGTCCTCGTCCCGCGGGGCCGCCGCCGGCCGGTCGGCCGGACGGCACCCATGGGCGTGGTGCGCCCCACGATGGTGACCGCAGCGGCGCCCCGCGTCAAGGACCGCAGGTCACGACCCGGACACGGCGCGTCAGGACCCACCCTCGAGACGGCACACGATCCGCATAGCGGATCGTGTGCCCAACTCCGGCGGCGTGTCGGCTGCGGAGCGTGGCCGGCGGATCACCGGCCATGGCCCGAGCCCCTGCCCGGCAACGCCGCAGGGCAGCCGGGGCCACAGGCCCGGCAAACGCCGCAGGGGGCGGTCCGGCGAACCGGACCGCCCCCTGCGGGCGGGAGTGCGGGGGACCGACGGGCGGTCCCGCCGGCACCGTGCGCGGCCGTCGTCGACGGCCGCGGGTCACTTGATGGTGACCTTGGCGCCGGCGCCCTCGAGGGCCTCCTTGGCCTTGTCGGCCGTCTCCTTGTTGACCTTCTCCAGCACCGGCTTCGGCGCGGCCTCGACCAGGTCCTTGGCCTCCTTCAGGCCCAGGCTGGTCAGGGTGCGCACCTCCTTGATGACCGGGATCTTGTTGTCGCCGGCGGCCTCGAGGATGACGTCGAACTCGTCCTGCTCGGCAGCGGCGGCGGCACCGGCGTCCCCGCCGGCGGCGGCCGGCGCGGCGGCCGCGACGGCGACCGGGGCGGCCGCGGTGACCTCGAAGGTCTCCTCGAAGGCCTTCACGAACTCGGACAGCTCGATCAGCGTCATCTCCTTGAACGCGTCGAGCAGCTCCTCGGTGCTCATCTTCGCCATGGTGGCGTTCCTTTCGGGTCGTGGCTCCGGCGAGGGCCGGACGCAGCGGGTCGGGCGTCAGCCCTCGGTGGTCTCCGACTCCTCCGCGGCCGCGGCGGGCGCGTCGGTGCCGGAGTCGGCGGCCGCCTCGGCGGTCGCCTCGGCGTCGGCCGGAGCCTCCGCCGTGGTCGTGTCCTCCGCGGCATCGGCCGCGGCGGGGGCCTCCGCCGCGGCGTCGGCCGCGGCGGGGGCGGTGTCGACGGCCGCCGGCGCACCCGCGCCGCCGATCACCGACGGGTCCTGCTCGGCCTTCGCGCGCAGCGCCTCGATGGTGCGCGCCGCCTGCGACAGCGGGGCGACGAACAGGCTCGCGGCCTGGGCCATGGAGGCCTTCATCGCACCCGCCAGCTTGGCGAGGAGCACCTCGCGGGACTCGAGCTCGGCCAGCTTGCTGACCTCGGCCGGGGTGAGGACCTTGCCGTCCATCACCGCGCCCTTGATCACCAGCAGGGGGTTGGCCTTGGCGAAGTCACGCAGGCCCTTGGCGGCCTCCACCGGGTCGCCGGTGACGAACGCGATCGCGCTCGGGCCGGTGAGCAGGTCGTCGATGCCCTCGACCCCCGCCTCCTTGGCGGCGATCTTGGTCAGCGTGTTCTTCACCACGGCGTAGGACGCGTTCCCCGCCAGCGAG contains:
- the rplL gene encoding 50S ribosomal protein L7/L12, whose product is MAKMSTEELLDAFKEMTLIELSEFVKAFEETFEVTAAAPVAVAAAAPAAAGGDAGAAAAAEQDEFDVILEAAGDNKIPVIKEVRTLTSLGLKEAKDLVEAAPKPVLEKVNKETADKAKEALEGAGAKVTIK